The DNA sequence TCTTTTTCTGAATGGCATATACAAGTTTCAACAGATTAATGTTACACATGACTGAGATATATTGATCTCAAGAGCCTGGACTAGAGTTACATTTACACTTTTACTGTTGGTCCATCATAGGACCAACGTCTTGTATTATTCTTGAAAGCCTGAATTGTTCCAAGTTATCAATCAGCATATTGATGAATGCTTTACACAAGATATGCATTAGCATACAGCTACAACAAAAACTATTTCCAGTAagggtaaaataaatatttgcactTATTTTTGCTTAACCCCAACACTTTaaaaattgttattaatataatattgaaaCACAGACACATGGTAGGTCACAGTAGTTTAATTCACCAAAGATTCACTCTTTTTCTTATATCACACCccatatacaaatatacagtgTTGCACAACAGGTAGTGTAACTATTTTTCACAATAATAGAACCTTAATGGCTCTGCAAGCAAACATTTCTGAGTTtcatactatataaataaattccaCTGAAACCATTAACCCTCAAAATAAACCATCATTTGTTTTAATTCTAAAACCACAATTTTAATTCCAAAACAAGATTTAATTCCAGTGTTTCTACATTGTAATCAGATTCATAGAAAAGCTTCTCACAATTTTAGATTGCTTGCTGATAACTTCTAAAATTTGCACTTTAATTCAATATTCTCTCTGTACacatacaattaaattattatttttttttaatctcatgtTAATTTCCAGTGCAGACAAACAAGACATtcatcttctgtttttttttaggtaaaacGTGAAAGACAATTGCTTAACTAAACTTAAGATTTCAGTGCATAGCAACTACATCAGATAATCTACATTCTAATGGTCAACGGTGTACCTGCAAATACACAAAGTCTCTGTATTATAAATGCTGGTGTTAAAGTCTAAATGGAAACCAGTATGACCGAATGTAAATTTCAGATCAAGTTGACGTCTCAGAAAAGTTGTCACAGTTCACCATTCTGCTTTACCCCATTTGATTGAGCAACAAAAGGGAAGCTCCTACATTATTTAATGCATCACAGTAAGAGGAAGCGCCTTGACTGTGGCTCTTTATCTTACACCGTCCAcaccattttttatatttttgcagaTCTTCTATTTGCGCATATGTGATTTTGATGATAATTGTTTTCTAAAGGGACCAACTGAGGCACACGAAAACCAGCACATGAAGCATAAGAAGGTAGCCCATGAATATGTAGCGTGACTTCCCCCGGGATGGGAGTAGTTTGGAACAGCAGTATATGCTCCTTCCTTTGAGCCAACGCTGGCACAACTGAACCCCACCcttcatctaaaaaaaataataataataatattaacgaTAACAATAATATCAAATCAAAGTTTAGGCACACTCAAAACTGATATTGAGCATTACTACCGCACATGAGTTTACTTGTAAGCATAAATGTGAAAGTCGCTGTAGATTTATATTTAGGAATTACAGTTGCAAgaaaaagtttgtgaaccctttgGAATTATCTGGATTTCTGCAGTGATTACTcataattagggctgtcaatttaaTGCGTTTGATTAAATAACGCATAAAAATAATGGACACATTTAAATTGACTTTTGTGGGTAATTTCTTAGCCCAATTTGATGAGCGAATCAtttgcaattaatttaattatccaccacattatataattaattagatTCAAATTCTTAATAACTAAACAACCCTACTAATTATGAAGTCTCATCTTTATCTATAATAACAAGTACAAGACAAACACTTTTGCACTTTTGCAACAGTTGCACTTTTCAATGAAGACAAAGAATTATCACGGAGAGGGCAGGTTTGAAAGAGAATAGATGGGGGCAATGACTGGAAGCTTTCATTTATACATTAATTCATACATGTATTACCTTGTGTCGGCTTGGGTGAAGAACAAGACCTTCGTACTTTTCCTCGTCTTTTTCTAGCTGAATACTAAAGTCCCTTTGAGAATGCCATGACTGGTTTGACTCcatgctgaaacacacacattacagtgAATATCAAGTGGTGGACAACAAACTAGCAAAGTTGGTATCAGTTATTAACACATTTTACTTTCAAGAGTAATACATTACATCGTGGGCCTTAAACTTTTCATGGCCAAGAACCACCTTTGATTATTATGGCGTCATTCCGATCTGAGGAGAACATGTGGAAGTCACCAATACCTTACTCGGACAAAATGGCCACACTAAATGAGAAGTTTGGGCAGCCCTGTCACATTGCCTCAAACAAGCCCACCACTGTCAAGGACTTCCCATTTAACAAGTGTTACAGCAAGTtacatgtgcatctcatcagtaaaaggcgttcctgtgattagtagtatatctccagcacgtgcgttcagatcagggttgccaggttttcacaacaaagcctgcccagttgcttctcaaaactagtccaaaactagcccaatggcGTTTCCACAGGGTTCCCTGATAAAAATTtcgtcccggggttaaaatataagtttttttggcagggttgccttggtaaaaattatcattttaggggctaaatatcaagtcaagtctgcgGTTCTTTTTCATGGCCGCGGGGCAAATGACCCCaatcccaataacgtgatatttagcccctaaaatgcaaattttaccaagggaaccctgccaaaaaatgtgtattttgtcgCCCCGAACGAAAAGCGATTGGGCTAGTCTTGAGAAGCAACTCGGCAAATCGtcttcgatttttttgcacagccctaatggtAAAATGAGAAAAGGTCCTACCAAGCAGCACTGTGATCTCAAAAAACTCTGAAACCTATGCCAAGGGATGCTTTTGAAATAATATGCTCCTTTCAGAAGCCACAGAATAACACGAGTTACAGGGGAAAGCTTGATTTATTTGATTCTCTACAAAGACCAACAGGATGTCCAAATGCTAAAGGGATAGGAGGGCTTCATCCTACATCTTTCCAGTCTTTATTTCACAGCATCTGGTAAAAtcacttttatttcatttccAGTTTACAGAGAAGGTTGGCCTCCCCATTGAGCTGTTCAAGCATGCCAAGTCACTCAATCCGACTCATGCAAGATTGGGTTGGATGCTCCAAGGGTCTCTCCCTTAGATTATAAACATATTGTGCAAACATTTTTACAGATATGTGCTCATTCTCCAGCTTGAGTGGACTTCAGCGGACACCACTTTTTCTGtgattttaaaaagtgaattaataaatgtacctCTTGTACTTCTGAACCCTCTGTTCCGTCACCCGCACGGCTTCCTCTGCAACCTCTCTCCTTGATCTCTCCTCCTCTAATCTAGAGTTTAACTGAGACAGATGAAACTCTGCCTCagccagcctggacagaacattTAAGAGAGTATCACACAAAAAGTTTACAACATGAGTCATCTATAAACATTGTCTGTCTGTCAAACCTCATCCTGAGATCTCCACTGTCTGAACCACTTGGGTTAAAATTGGCACTGATTGGTTCCTGAGGGGCTCCTGGTGGAACTTCTGTGTAGACTGAACCCTGTTGAGAAATGAGATTTAACTTATAACAGACTCAATTCTAATTTCATTTCAAAGGCCCTATCATATCTGTTCCTTTTTCAGGGCCAAGAACTAGAGGTTGTTGTTGCACCAGTTCTTTCTGTTAGATTTCTTCAAATTATTCTTCCTCTGGTTGGGAGTGTATGGCAATGTATGATAAAAATGATGAGATTTGGCATTAAACCTTTACATTTTTTGTTCAAAGCtcattgaaatagatttttttctggACTATTCAAATGTTAAAATGACAGGACCAGCTACCTGAAAAACAGGAAATGTGGCAACACGTTATTTCGAATAAAAGTTGTGTAAGCaggaaaaagtcatgtgattactgACATGCAGTCATGTGATTACTGAACCACTGAAATGCAGCACCTCTGTGTgaacatcaaaataaatgaataaataaaccaatTTTTAACCATTTATGATCCTCATAAAATCAGATACAAGTAAAAGTCCAAATTGGCACATTCtgaaaattttaacatttatcaaCAGGACTGAAATGATGCAGTTAAGTAAGttatttgaaaacaaatatttgttatcttaaaacatttttctttgtaGCAGTTGTTACAGTATTTCAGATCCACCTTTATAGAAAGATAAACTCACCTGTGTGGGTGAATATTGGTTTTGAAATTGTCTCTGCAGCCAATAGCAGCGATTCTGGAGCTCACTAACAGTCTGCTGTGAGTCTCTGAGCATCTTGGAAACGGTGATTAACTGGGAGGACACACCTTCCTTTTCCTCAATTGCCTGTTGCAACTAGTACATATACAAGGATAACATATGCATAGATTAAAAGGAAAATAATCAATGGCAGTAAATATAATACTTTATTTAGTTTTCCAGATGGAACATTTGGATTCATACCTTGATGTTGAGTTGCTGGAGGCTAAAATCCCTTTGCTGGATCTCTCGCTGGCAGTGCTGCAGATTGCTATGCAATTGGACCCAGTGTTTTTGAGACACATCTTTACCCTGCAAAACCTTAGACTCCTGAAGATACATAGACAAAAGTAACTAGAGTGCTGGGAAATTAGCCAAAATCtccctgaaaaaataaaatgttgctgCATCAACATTCACCTACTTAAACACCTACTATTTTTGTGAagaataaagtacattttgagTTTGTAGCAGAATAATAAGCAAGTGGGACATAACCACATCATAATTGCATTTTAATGGATCCCTTTGTAGCACAGTTAAGTGCATCATTGTCACAGTTAAAATCCTCGTTTACCATTTTCATTAGGTTACATATTGTTACACCTCTTTATCTAAATCTCCTTTACTGTCATTTGATTTTCCTTTCTCAAACCTGACCACTTGCCCAATAGCATTTCTATTAAATCTGTTTTTTACAGCATCTAGTTCTTTCTAACATTACTTCTTTTTGAGTCAGAAAACTCAAAATACTTGAAACCTGCATCATGAGTCAGAAAACTCAAAATACTTGAAACCTGCATCATGAGTTAGAAAACTCAAAATACTTGAAACCTGCATCAAAGTCTAAACATCAATATCTAAATGTTGCCAAGAAAGAATATTCTGACCTTGTATTTGAACAGGACATCAAACATGTTCAAACTCTGGATGAGTTTAAATTCTTTTTCATATTCTTGAATTTCTTATTTCAATTCAATAATTGTTTCACATTTAACACTAACCAGGATAtggtgtttctctctctccattgTCTTGTCTTCTTCCACTTTGCTGGATTCCCACTTGTGGTGTTGTAGCTGGTCCTGAATTCTCTCAGTCTGATAACTGGAATTTCTGCAGATCTCTTCTTTTTCCAGGACCAATTTACAGATTTCTTCTTCCTTTAATGATTTTTCACTGATAACTTTAAGCAACTCTTGTTTGGTCAAATCGTATTCCTCTTGAAGTTTCTTGTATCGTTCATCCAGTTTCTGCATTTGCGACTGAGTAGCAAAAGTGACTTGTTCCTTCTCAGTTTGTGTTTCCCTGAGTTGTGTGATCTCGGAGGTTAATCGCTCTATTTGACAGGTCAGTAGTGAAACTGTGTTTTCCAGTTCAGACGCACTACCTTGCAAGTGCAGACACTTTTCCTTCTCCTGCATCAATAAAGAATCATTTTCATTAATGATTCTGACGAGATGATTATTCTTTTCTTGTAAGCTCTTTAACTCTCTTTGAATTTTAGCAATTTCGACCATTTCTAATTTCAGTCTGGCTTCGCATGATTCTGATTGTGCCATTAATGTTTTCTTAACCAGAGAAAATTCTTTATCTTTATTTAACAGCAACCTATCTTTTTCTTGCAAAGCTGTCTGCAAATTCTGAACTTCTTCATGGAGCTCAGAGATCGCTGTTATTTTCTGGGTGATTTGGCTCTCACTTTCCAACAGTTTGATGTTCATCTTATTTACAGACATCTCCTGTGTCCTGAAAACTTCCTCTTTCCCTTGCAGAGTGAACCGTAAAGCTTCAAGTTGAGAGTGCTTGGATTTGAACTGTTCTGCCAAAGATGCCAGTTCAACTCTATTACTTTCCAATTCATTTTGCAGGGACGTGATCGTCTCTTGTTGTCTAAATATTTCTGCCATTGAATTCTTCAGTTCAGatttaattataatgttttggtCATTCATTGCCTGGTCACTATCTTGATATTCCACAACCTCTATTTGTTTCTGTCTTAACTCATCttttaatcttacattttctGTTAATTGCTCCTCTAAAGTGCCTTTTAAATGTGCATTATCAGATTCAAGCCTCACAATATTTTCATTCATAATACCAAGCTGACTAGTTAGTGAAAGAACCGACTCCTTTCTTTTGCACAATTCCTCTGAGTGATTGTGGCATTCAAGATTTTTCTCAATTAAAGTGCTTTCTTTCACTTCCAAAGTCTGGTTCAGTCTGGACCACTCTATTTTCAGATAAGCTATCTCTTGTTGAAGGGTAAAAACAAGATCTCTTTCATGACTAAGTTCCTTTTGTAGCAAACGACATGAATTCGATTCTTTTTGCAGCAGTGTGTCTTTCTCTGTCAGACCCAGTTTATGATTATTAGCTTGTTCTTCAAGAATGGAAATACTCTCTTGTAATTGCTTAAGTTGGTGCTGATAAGTTTCCATTTGTGTACTTTGGTCGGTTAAGgtcttttctttttcaaaaacaatctGTTTGTATTGCAGGACTTGAGAAGTGGTGGATTCAAGTTCTCTCCTAAGATGACCTACTTTCTCTTTGGTCTCCCTGAGACATTTTGAGAGGGCTGCACACTCTAAAGACCTTTCCTGTAAGGTCTCAGCTCCAGACTGCAGTTTcttttcaatatttttgtgtTCTTCTACTTGCAAAAGCAAATCTTCATTTTGCTTAAGCAAGCCTTCTATGATTTTATGGTTTTCCATATCTTGTTTTtcaaaaatcaatattttgttttgtagatTCTCCCTCTCCTTGGTCGTTTCTGTGAGTAACTTCAtctgttcatttgtttgtttatgaagGTACTTATTCTGTTCATCAAGACTAGCAATATTAGAAGCAAGTTTTTCATTTTCTTCAAGTGTAATTGCAACCTTGTTATTCATTTCAGACACAACTTGGGCCTGTTTAAGCACTTCTTTTTGCTCCTCTTCAAAAAAAATTTCTAATTGTCGATTTTGCCTACTCAGTGTCTCATTGAGTCTAACAATGCCGTCTTTTTCTAAAAGAATCTTATCCATTGACTGTTTGTTTTGCTCGAGTTCTTTGTTCAATTCATTTCCTTTGAGTGTTAGCTCTTCCTTATCTCTTTGCAAGTGTTCTATTGTTTTAACACTTTCTGAAAGCTTCTGTTCAACTTCAGATATTTTGCTTGCcaaacttttcttttcttctgaaACATCAGAGAGGGACTGGACACTAGCCTCAATTTCCCTCTTCAATTGACAATTGTCATTAGTGAGACATTCGACTTGTAAAAGCAAGTTGTAATTCTGATCTTGCACAGCTTGCATTTGCTCCTTAGCATTATCCAGGTGCTGCTTTTGTCTTGCAAGCTCTCCCAAAGTTTGCTCAAGCGATTCCTGAAGTTTCTGGTTGTTATTGTTCACCGATTGAATACTCTCAATTTTATCAGACAAATGTTTCTCAAGGTTTTCTTTGGCTTCATCTCGAATCTTGAGGTCTTTGTTAAATATATCTCTCTCTGCTACGGTCTTCTCTTGAATAATCTTCAGCTTCTCCTCTAATGAAGATATTATCATTGACTTGTCTTGGATATCTTGCTTAAGCTGTTCTTGACATTCAACCTGCTCCGCAAGCTTTCTAGAAAACATCAGAAGCTCACTCTTATATTTGCTGGCTTCAGAAAGCAACTGATTACGCTCCTCCTGGAAAGAGTCTTTTTCATGCACTTGTTCTCCATCTAATAGATTGTCTTTGAGATTCATATTCAGCTTCTGTATTTCCATGCGGAGATCCTGAATTGATTTCTTATCCTCTTCCATTACCTTTTTTAAGTCTTTAATTTCATTAGTCTTTGACTCACCATCTTTTCTCGCTACTTTTAGATCAGTTTCAGTCCTCTTCAATTGTTCAATCAGCTGTGGTATTAACACATTAAAGAACTGTTGGTCAGAAAGCTGTGGGTCTCTAAAGATTTGAACATCCTGTTCAATTTTAGTCAGCAAATCTTCTTTGAACTTCATTTCCCCTTTTAGTTCATGAATTTGCTCTGAGTATTCTGCTGTGCTGGATGTTAGTGCCGATATATCTTTGTCCTTATCAATGATGACATCTTGAAGTCTATCGATTTCACGCTCACAGCTCTGCAAGTCATGAACCAGCTGTGCTCTTTCTTCCAGATGAGCTGCGTTCAGTCTGTCAAGGTCATCGTTTGTTTGAACCAGATCATTCTGTAATGATTCTATAGTTGCCTCTTGTTTTTGGATCTAAAACAAGAAAATCGAATTTAATGATATATGTtaaacatttaatcaaataaataaatacatgcatacatacatgcatacatttataaatctgttttgtcaaaatataatTGTCAAACTTGCAAAGattggaaagaaaagaaaatgcgaCATGGTAGCCAGTGAACAATCAAGTCTAAGATGTTACCTTGTCTTTCAGCACACTGAGATTGAGTGTCAGTTCTGTAACAGTTGCTTTCATCTCAGAGTTTTCCTTCTCAAGGTTGTTGCATGTCTTTGTAACTTCAGCCAACTGCACAGCAAGGAAGTCTCAATTACTCAGATATGATTCAATAGCTCACATATACTGTAAGTCATATTGTCTCCACTGTTCTTGAGGCTTGGGTCTGGACTACACtgtgtttaaaatattctaaaatggATATTGAATGCAAAAagctctcgctgtctctctctctctataaatataaaacacacacacacacacacacgcacaaacacacagctaATGATGAACAATATATCGGTGACCATATCGGTTTCAGCTGATAAATGGTCATTTTACTGTTATCGTTATCGAACCGATAAATTTTTTTTGCCAGATCCGGAAAATGTCACTAACCACGCAGCACTGACGAATTACAAAATCCGCCAGCACGCCTTCTGGTTTCCAACAGTCAGCACAACTCTAATGACTATGTTTGAAATGTCATATATATAACATTgtaaagagaatatatatatgtgtgtgtgtgtatatatatatatatatatatatatatatgaagttatGAATTATTTGGGTTTATTTGCCGTGCCTTGTTACGAGGAGAGCCAAGAGCGCATCCACAACAGGAGTTACACATTTTGACTACTTAGTTCAAGATCGCTTGTGCATTTGCATTTTATTGTGCATATATAAgctataatattatgtttatgttGTATTAATATGATTCTCATACAGCTTAATTAACACACTAACAAAGCACTTCAGTTTACCGGTGTTCATTTAGCTCTTCAGCAACAGCGCCAGCAACTCAAACAGCAATGCTGCTACTTGAAACAGTTATAGGCTATTAATTGAAGATACATCTTTTTCAAAATCATTGATATATTATTAATAACCACCaccacttttatttttatctcattattttcattaacaatgtggttaaatttaaataatttcattattgtCCTTGCAGAGGTTATTCCCTTATTTATCCATGGCACatcattttttattctttacatGTAAATAATGTTGCCCAATGACTTTTTGATTTAAGcataactgttttattattattattatttgtatggtTGCTTTATGGttgatttatgttgaagtgtTTATTGGCCTTTAATGGTGAGACTTTTTTGAAATCAGGttttcaaaaattatataaaaatttggATTCAGATTTATCGGCCAACATATAAGTTATagacttttatttaaaaagaattatCGTAGCAGCCAAAATTTTcacatcggtgcatccctacacaCAGGACATGCATACATGTATTGTCCACTTGAAATATGTGACAGACAGCTGATATAAATATTAGCATGCCCAATTATCTAAATGTGTCATCttgttaaatatattacattattaaatatattactcAATATTATAATACATCTCATATTTACCCACATTGTGTTCAGTTTGAAGcagtttttcagttgtttcttggttttgtttttcttttgtctctAAAGCCTCTCTTAGACTGTCAATATATTCCAGTTTCACAGAGGTTCTGGCAAGTGTATGCTCCTTTTCCATGAGCGAGGACTCCAGACACTCCTGTGTGCTGCTCAGTCTGAGTCAACAGATatgttagaaatatatatatttttttctggctATTAAACACAGTATTAGTGTACAAATGAGATTACCATGGCCACTAAACAGACATCTTAGTTGGAATGTTACTGCAATTAGGCCCCAGGACCTAATTTTTAATAATTACCCTTTGAGTTGTTTGTTCAGGCTGGCAATGAGCAGCTGATGCTTTTCTGTGTCTTTAATCTGCTGACTGCGAAGGCTGGCAACCTGTGCCTGCAGGCGTTCAGATTCATTCTGATGGATAGGAAGATGGAagatcaaaacaacaacaattcaaGCAAAATAGCGTAAACATTATAGACAAATGTGTACTtaaactagggctgcatgatgaCAAAAATCAGAATCACTGATTATTGCCCTTGAATACTGTTTTCACAATAAAGAATACCAATTAATGCACACCCGAAACAAGCTGGAAactagtttgttgttgttttatgcatAAGTACATTAAGGGTGTTTTCACACTTGAGTCCTCTTTAAAAGAACCAAACTTAGAGAAAGAGGTGAACCAAATAAAAAAGGGCCCAGTTCGTTTTGAATTCACACTGTCCCTGAAAAAGGAATCAGATGCTGTTTTGggcaacttaaagggttagttcacccaataatcaaaatgatgtcattaataactcgccctcatgtcgctccaaacccataagacctccgtttatcttcggaacacatttaagatattttagatttagtccgagagctttctgtccctccattgaaactgtgtgaatggcatactgtccatgtccagaaaggtaagaaaaacatcatcaaagtagtccatgtgacatcgaaaatacattttggtccaaaaatagcaaaaactgcgactttattcagcattgtcttctcttccggtctgttgtgagatttcaaaacacaacagtttaagtgatatccggttcgccaacgaatcattcgatataaccggatcttcttgaaccagttcaccaaatcgaactgaatcgtttaaaacagttcgcgtctccaataagcattaatcgacaaatgacttaagctgttaacttttttaatgtggctgacagtccctctgagttaaaacaaaccaatatcccggagtaattcatttactcaaacagtacactgactgaactgctgtaaagagagaactgaagatgaacaccgagccgagccagataacgaacaaaacaatGACtctttctcgagtcaagaaccgtttctgtcagacgcgtccgattcaagaaccgaggagctgatgatactgcgcatgcgttgtgtgattcagtgtgaagcagactgacacacagagtgtttgaaccgaactgattcttttggtgattaattctgaactgattctgtgctaatgttatgagcgcgggtaaaccgaaggcttgaatcaagggcaatcatcgcaaatgaagtcATTACGTCGAGAACAAAAGAACCgatgaaccattttcttcaaccggtttattgaatcgaactgtccga is a window from the Carassius carassius chromosome 13, fCarCar2.1, whole genome shotgun sequence genome containing:
- the si:ch211-220f16.2 gene encoding golgin subfamily A member 4 isoform X2 is translated as MLRWFSAEESSSAHGAPGSPQVDMGSDIRFTEVTEQLTQMEELVTHLKELIRVKDAALSSKDNQVKELTEQMEHLRGERENFQSKLEAERHISRARIKDLMEKHEAELLEAADKHELELSEKEQALRRQLETLQRSISQPADASANLSTCITAQRVTELQAQVKLKQAEASKAEAKFLKMKAWSKSRIRQLEGELKKVQSGLCIDMSPDVTSLHSRITELQEEREEILSKLELYEDMKAKNDFLETSIDELQKQLMEYKEQQRKMQADLEQVTKRAASQVSETGSMDDVQVMEWQEMITMVTEAERVQHQGHEKNVMAFRMSHIEEEREALANRQQEVEEELAQARGLCLQKSRKTKYFTPLSLQEDLEYHNRQDPIGPTDCDVFVNGENMGGWWPQHSAAVTDGLRSVVEELELERNQLQEQILVLEKQCQDLEDRLQLQARIELLQATFGIDEGDQALSESQNESERLQAQVASLRSQQIKDTEKHQLLIASLNKQLKGLSSTQECLESSLMEKEHTLARTSVKLEYIDSLREALETKEKQNQETTEKLLQTEHNLAEVTKTCNNLEKENSEMKATVTELTLNLSVLKDKIQKQEATIESLQNDLVQTNDDLDRLNAAHLEERAQLVHDLQSCEREIDRLQDVIIDKDKDISALTSSTAEYSEQIHELKGEMKFKEDLLTKIEQDVQIFRDPQLSDQQFFNVLIPQLIEQLKRTETDLKVARKDGESKTNEIKDLKKVMEEDKKSIQDLRMEIQKLNMNLKDNLLDGEQVHEKDSFQEERNQLLSEASKYKSELLMFSRKLAEQVECQEQLKQDIQDKSMIISSLEEKLKIIQEKTVAERDIFNKDLKIRDEAKENLEKHLSDKIESIQSVNNNNQKLQESLEQTLGELARQKQHLDNAKEQMQAVQDQNYNLLLQVECLTNDNCQLKREIEASVQSLSDVSEEKKSLASKISEVEQKLSESVKTIEHLQRDKEELTLKGNELNKELEQNKQSMDKILLEKDGIVRLNETLSRQNRQLEIFFEEEQKEVLKQAQVVSEMNNKVAITLEENEKLASNIASLDEQNKYLHKQTNEQMKLLTETTKERENLQNKILIFEKQDMENHKIIEGLLKQNEDLLLQVEEHKNIEKKLQSGAETLQERSLECAALSKCLRETKEKVGHLRRELESTTSQVLQYKQIVFEKEKTLTDQSTQMETYQHQLKQLQESISILEEQANNHKLGLTEKDTLLQKESNSCRLLQKELSHERDLVFTLQQEIAYLKIEWSRLNQTLEVKESTLIEKNLECHNHSEELCKRKESVLSLTSQLGIMNENIVRLESDNAHLKGTLEEQLTENVRLKDELRQKQIEVVEYQDSDQAMNDQNIIIKSELKNSMAEIFRQQETITSLQNELESNRVELASLAEQFKSKHSQLEALRFTLQGKEEVFRTQEMSVNKMNIKLLESESQITQKITAISELHEEVQNLQTALQEKDRLLLNKDKEFSLVKKTLMAQSESCEARLKLEMVEIAKIQRELKSLQEKNNHLVRIINENDSLLMQEKEKCLHLQGSASELENTVSLLTCQIERLTSEITQLRETQTEKEQVTFATQSQMQKLDERYKKLQEEYDLTKQELLKVISEKSLKEEEICKLVLEKEEICRNSSYQTERIQDQLQHHKWESSKVEEDKTMEREKHHILESKVLQGKDVSQKHWVQLHSNLQHCQREIQQRDFSLQQLNIKLQQAIEEKEGVSSQLITVSKMLRDSQQTVSELQNRCYWLQRQFQNQYSPTQGSVYTEVPPGAPQEPISANFNPSGSDSGDLRMRLAEAEFHLSQLNSRLEEERSRREVAEEAVRVTEQRVQNMESNQSWHSQRDFSIQLEKDEEKYEGLVLHPSRHKMKGGVQLCQRWLKGRSIYCCSKLLPSRGKSRYIFMGYLLMLHVLVFVCLSWSL